In Juglans microcarpa x Juglans regia isolate MS1-56 chromosome 7D, Jm3101_v1.0, whole genome shotgun sequence, the following are encoded in one genomic region:
- the LOC121239952 gene encoding cellulose synthase A catalytic subunit 3 [UDP-forming] yields MESEGETGAKATKNLGGQVCQICGDNVGKSIDGEPFIACHVCAFPVCRPCYEYERKDGNQSCPQCKTQYKRHKGSPAILGDREEDADADADDGASDFNYTSEDQNQKQKIAERMLSWHMTYGRGEDVGAPTYDKGVSHNHIPLLTNGMEVSGELSAASPEHLSMASPGVGGGKRVHPLPYASDVNQSPNVRAVDPAREFGSPGLGNVAWKERVDGWKMKQEKNVVPMSTGQANSERGVGDIDASTDVLVDDSLLNDEARQPLSRKVSIPSSRINPYRMVIVLRLIILSIFLHYRITNPVPNAYALWLISVICEIWFAISWILDQFPKWLPVNRETYLDRLSLRYDREGEPSQLAAVDIFVSTVDPLKEPPLVTANTVLSILAVDYPVDKVSCYVSDDGAAMLTFEALSETSEFARKWVPFCKKYSIEPRAPEWYFAQKIDYLKDKVQPSFVKDRRAMKREYEEFKIRVNGLVAKAQKVPEEGWIMQDGTPWPGNNIRDHPGMIQVFLGQSGGLDAEGNELPRLVYVSREKRPGFQHHKKAGAMNALVRVSAVLTNGPFLLNLDCDHYINNSKALREAMCFLMDPNLGKHVCYVQFPQRFDGIDRNDRYANRNTVFFDINLRGLDGIQGPVYVGTGCVFNRTALYGYEPPLKPKHKKAGVLSSLCGGSRKKSSKSSKKGSDKKKSSKHADPTVPIFSLDDIEEGVEGAGFDDEKSLLMSQMSLEKRFGQSAVFVASTLMENGGVPQSATPENLLKEAIHVISCGYEDKTDWGSEIGWIYGSVTEDILTGFKMHARGWRSIYCMPKRPAFKGSAPINLSDRLNQVLRWALGSVEILLSRHCPIWYGYNGRLKWLERFAYVNTTIYPITAIPLLMYCTLPAVCLLTNKFIIPQISNIASIWFISLFLSIFATGILEMRWSGVGIDEWWRNEQFWVIGGVSAHLFAVFQGLLKVLAGIDTNFTVTSKASDEEGDFTELYMFKWTTLLIPPTTLLIINLVGVVAGISYAINSGYQSWGPLFGKLFFAFWVIVHLYPFLKGLMGRQNRTPTIVVVWSILLASIFSLLWVRIDPFTTRVTGPDIEQCGINC; encoded by the exons ATGGAATCAGAAGGAGAAACTGGG GCAAAAGCCACAAAGAACCTGGGCGGACAGGTCTGCCAGATCTGCGGGGATAATGTTGGGAAGAGTATAGATGGCGAACCATTCATTGCCTGTCATGTTTGCGCTTTCCCTGTCTGCAGGCCTTGCTACGAGTATGAGAGGAAGGATGGGAATCAGTCATGCCCTCAATGCAAAACCCAATATAAGAGGCACAAAG GCAGCCCTGCAATTCTCGGTGATAGAGAAGAGGATGCTGATGCTGATGCTGATGATGGTGCTAGTGACTTCAATTACACTTCAGAAGACCAAAACCAAAAGCAGAAGATTGCAGAGCGCATGTTGAGCTGGCATATGACATATGGACGTGGGGAGGATGTTGGGGCCCCCACTTACGATAAAGGGGTTTCTCATAACCACATTCCTCTGCTCACTAATGGAAtggag GTTTCTGGAGAATTGTCTGCTGCATCACCTGAGCATCTTTCTATGGCTTCTCCCGGAGTTGGTGGCGGAAAGCGTGTCCATCCTCTTCCTTATGCGTCTGATGTTAATCAGTCAC CTAATGTTAGGGCTGTGGATCCAGCGAGGGAATTTGGCTCACCGGGATTAGGCAATGTAGCCTGGAAAGAGAGAGTTGATGGGTGGAAGATGAAGCAGGAAAAGAATGTGGTTCCAATGAGCACCGGCCAAGCCAATTCTGAAAGGGGGGTTGGAGATATTGATGCCAGCACTGATGTGCTCGTGGATGACTCTTTACT GAATGATGAAGCTCGGCAACCTCTCTCAAGAAAGGTTTCTATTCCATCTTCTAGGATCAACCCTTATAGGATGGTCATTGTTCTGCGTCTTATTATTCTCTCCATTTTCCTGCACTATCGAATCACAAATCCTGTGCCCAATGCCTATGCTCTGTGGTTAATATCTGTGATTTGTGAGATTTGGTTCGCAATATCTTGGATACTGGATCAGTTCCCCAAGTGGCTGCCTGTAAACCGCGAGACATATCTTGACAGGCTTTCACTGAG ATATGACCGAGAAGGAGAACCATCACAGTTAGCTGCAGTTGATATATTTGTCAGTACTGTTGACCCTTTGAAGGAACCTCCTCTTGTGACAGCCAATACTGTTCTATCCATTCTTGCTGTTGACTACCCTGTTGATAAGGTCTCTTGCTATGTATCTGATGATGGAGCTGCCATGTTGACATTTGAAGCTTTGTCCGAAACATCCGAATTTGCAAGGAAATGGGTTCCTTTCTGCAAGAAGTATAGCATTGAGCCTCGGGCCCCAGAATGGTACTTCGCACAGAAGATCGACTACTTGAAGGACAAGGTTCAACCATCATTTGTCAAAGACCGTAGAGCTATGAag AGAGAATATGAAGAATTTAAAATCCGTGTTAATGGGCTTGTTGCTAAGGCACAGAAAGTTCCTGAAGAAGGATGGATTATGCAAGACGGCACACCATGGCCTGGAAACAACATCAGAGACCATCCAGGAATGATCCAG GTTTTCTTGGGCCAAAGCGGAGGGCTTGATGCTGAGGGTAATGAACTGCCACGTTTAGTCTATGTTTCTCGTGAAAAGCGTCCTGGTTTTCAACATCATAAGAAAGCCGGTGCTATGAATGCGCTT GTTCGAGTATCGGCAGTCCTTACCAATGGACCTTTCTTGTTGAATCTGGATTGTGATCACTACATCAACAACAGCAAGGCCTTGAGGGAAGCTATGTGTTTCCTAATGGATCCAAACCTTGGGAAACATGTTTGTTATGTCCAGTTTCCACAGAGATTTGATGGTATTGATAGGAATGACCGATATGCCAACCGTAATACTGTTTTCTTTGAT ATAAACTTGAGAGGCTTGGATGGCATTCAAGGCCCTGTTTATGTGGGTACTGGATGTGTGTTTAACAGAACAGCATTATATGGTTACGAACCACCTCTCAAACCTAAGCATAAGAAAGCCGGAGTTCTATCTTCACTTTGTGGTGGCTCACGGAAGAAGAGTTCAAAGTCCAGTAAAAAGGGTTCAGACAAGAAGAAATCTAGCAAGCATGCAGACCCCACTGTGCCTATTTTCAGTCTGGACGATATAGAGGAGGGTGTGGAAG gCGCTGGATTTGATGATGAAAAGTCACTACTCATGTCACAAATGAGCCTGGAGAAAAGGTTTGGTCAGTCTGCTGTTTTTGTTGCCTCGACACTTATGGAGAATGGTGGCGTTCCACAATCTGCAACACCAGAGAATCTCCTTAAAGAGGCTATTCATGTCATCAGCTGTGGTTATGAGGACAAAACAGACTGGGGATCTGAG ATAGGATGGATTTATGGTTCTGTTACTGAAGATATTCTTACGGgattcaagatgcatgctcgtGGTTGGAGGTCAATTTATTGCATGCCCAAGCGCCCAGCCTTTAAAGGGTCTGCTCCTATTAATCTTTCGGATCGTCTGAACCAAGTGCTACGATGGGCTCTAGGTTCTGTGGAAATTCTTCTCAGTAGACATTGCCCTATCTGGTATGGTTACAATGGCAGGCTTAAATGGCTGGAGAGATTTGCATATGTGAATACCACCATCTATCCAATTACTGCCATTCCTCTTCTTATGTATTGTACTTTGCCAGCTGTCTGTCTACTCACTAACAAGTTCATCATTCCACAG ATCAGTAACATTGCAAGTATATGGTTTATATCGCTCTTTCTTTCCATCTTTGCTACTGGTATCCTAGAAATGAGGTGGAGTGGTGTTGGAATTGACGAATGGTGGAGAAATGAACAGTTTTGGGTTATTGGTGGTGTTTCAGCCCATCTCTTTGCCGTTTTCCAAGGTTTGCTCAAAGTACTAGCCGGAATTGACACCAACTTCACTGTTACATCCAAGGCATCCGACGAAGAGGGAGACTTTACCGAACTGTACATGTTCAAGTGGACAACCCTTCTTATCCCACCAACAACTCTACTCATCATAAACTTGGTTGGGGTCGTTGCGGGAATCTCCTATGCCATCAACAGTGGTTACCAATCATGGGGTCCGCTCTTTGGCAAGCTATTCTTTGCCTTTTGGGTGATCGTCCATCTTTATCCCTTCCTTAAAGGTTTGATGGGTCGGCAGAACCGAACACCCACCATTGTTGTCGTCTGGTCAATTCTTCTCGCatccattttctctttgttgtggGTGCGGATAGATCCATTTACCACTAGAGTTACTGGTCCAGATATAGAGCAGTGTGGAATCAACTGCTAG
- the LOC121239951 gene encoding uncharacterized protein LOC121239951 isoform X1, with translation MAIVEEPITSRLDRLDHMLRHLEEIRGCNRSSPKSSCASIASSGTDGHASSVDLSPKSIEKHCRPIEHVIIETEVKGTLIERLELVEDRVLKLCLQLELLESERKMEEKNEKKAHKPKGLKQLVKQCVKGEGKY, from the exons ATGGCCATCGTAGAGGAACCTATTACTTCCAGGCTTGATCGTTTGGATCACATG CTGAGGCACTTGGAGGAAATTAGAGGGTGCAACAGATCATCGCCAAAGAGCTCTTGCGCATCCATAGCGTCGAGCGGGACCGACGGGCATGCATCATCTGTAGATCTGTCCCCAAAGAGCATAGAGAAGCACTGCCGTCCAATAGAGCACGTGATAATTGAAACTGAAGTCAAAGGAACGCTCATTGAAAGGCTTGAACTTGTAGAAGACCGCGTACTAAAG CTGTGTTTGCAGTTGGAGCTACTAGAGTCAGAGAGGAAAATGgaggagaaaaatgaaaagaaggcCCACAAGCCGAAGGGATTAAAGCAACTTGTCAAACAATGTGTGAAGGGagaaggaaaatattaa
- the LOC121239242 gene encoding carotenoid 9,10(9',10')-cleavage dioxygenase 1 — protein sequence MAEEKQSLGGGGRGDAVVVVDPKPRKGLTSKVVDFLEKLIVKFMYDTSQPHHYLSGNFAPVHDETPPATDLLVKGFLPDCLNGEFVRVGPNPKFSPVAAYHWFDGDGMVHGLRIKDGKATYVSRYVRTSRLKQEEYFGGAKFMKIGDLKGLFGLLMVNMQMLRAKLKVLDVSYGTGTGNTALIYHHGKLLALSEADKPYVLKVLEDGDLQTLGMLDYDKRLTHSFTAHPKVDPFTGEMFTFGYAHTPPYITYRVISKDGFMHDPVPITVPDPIMMHDFAITENYAIFMDLPLYFRPKEMVKENKLIFTFDATKKARFGVLPRYAKDELLIKWFELPNCFIFHNANAWEEEDEVVMITCRLENPNLDMVSGTIKENLENFCNELYEMRFNMKTGLASQKKLSASAVDFPRVNESYTGRRQQYVYGTILDNITKVKGIIKFDLHAEPETGKTKLEVGGNVKGIYDLGPSRFGSEAIFVPRLPGITSEEDDGYLIFFVHDENTGKSSVHVIDAKTMSADPIAVVELPHRVPYGFHAFFVTEDQLQDQAKL from the exons ATGGCAGAGGAGAAGCAGAGCTTAGGCGGTGGCGGAAGAGGAGATGCGGTAGTGGTGGTGGACCCGAAGCCAAGGAAAGGGCTTACTTCGAAGGTGGTGGACTTTCTGGAGAAGCTCATCGTCAAGTTCATGTACGACACTTCTCAGCCTCACCATTATCTCTCCGGTAACTTCGCTCCGGTTCACGACGAGACCCCTCCCGCCACCGACCTCCTCGTCAAAGGCTTCCTCCCG GATTGCTTGAATGGAGAGTTTGTTAGGGTGGGTCCCAACCCAAAATTCTCCCCTGTGGCTGCATATCACTG GTTTGATGGAGATGG CATGGTTCATGGTCTGCGCATCAAAGATGGGAAAGCAACCTATGTCTCCCGCTATGTGAGGACATCTCGACTTAAACAAGAAGAGTATTTTGGAGGTGCTAAATTTATGAAG ATTGGAGATCTTAAGGGGCTGTTTGGATTACTCATGGTGAACATGCAAATGCTGAGAGCAAAACTGAAAGTATTAGATGTTTCATATGGAACTGGAACAG GTAATACAGCTCTCATATATCACCATGGGAAACTTCTAGCACTTTCAGAGGCAGATAAACCTT ATGTCCTTAAAgttttggaagatggagatcTCCAAACACTTGGCATGCTGGATTATGACAAGAGATTGACTCATTCTTTCACTGCCCATCCAAAGGTTGATCCATTCACTG GCGAGATGTTTACATTTGGCTATGCACATACACCACCATATATCACTTACAGAGTAATTTCAAAGGATGGTTTCATGCATGACCCGGTACCAATAACAGTACCAGATCCCATCATGATGCATGACTTTGCCATTACTGAGAACTATGCAATTTTCATGGATCTTCCATTGTATTTCAGACCAAAG GAAATGGTGAAGGAGAACAAGCTGATATTCACATTTGATGCAACGAAAAAAGCTCGCTTTGGTGTACTTCCTCGGTATGCAAAGGATGAGCTGCTAATCAAATGGTTTGAGCTTCCAAATTGCTTCATATTTCATAATG CCAATGCgtgggaggaggaggatgaagtTGTTATGATCACTTGTCGCCTTGAGAATCCAAATCTGGACATGGTCAGTGGGACTATCaaagaaaatcttgaaaactTCTGCAACGAGCT GTATGAGATGAGATTCAATATGAAAACTGGTCTAGCTTCACAGAAGAAGTTATCGGCATCTGCTGTTGATTTTCCAAGGGTTAATGAGAGCTACACTGGCAG GAGACAGCAATATGTATATGGAACCATACTTGATAACATTACAAAAGTCAAGGGGATTATCAAATTTGATCTGCATGCTGAACCAGAGACTGGAAAAACAAAGCTTGAAGTTGGAGGAAATGTTAAAGGCATCTATGACTTGGGACCCAGCAGATTTGGTTCTGAGGCTATTTTTGTCCCTCGCCTGCCTGGCATTACTTCTGAAGAAGATGATGGCTACTTAATATTCTTTGTGCATGATGAGAATACAGG AAAATCATCAGTGCATGTAATTGATGCAAAAACAATGTCAGCTGATCCTATTGCAGTTGTTGAGTTGCCCCACCGAGTTCCATACGGATTCCATGCCTTCTTTGTGACAGAG GACCAACTTCAAGATCAGGCAAAACTCTGA
- the LOC121238275 gene encoding polygalacturonase QRT2, with the protein MSPQIIFLVLFIILGASFSSCFSSYQEGPLTIDHLDDTHGSDHRRAYTTSIRNNIDHHHQDQDNDKHEPGFLDLIMMSAAKRFGMKRRLGRAQTPSTSPRLLSVDQFGAKGDGRDDTEAFLKAWKAACSSANSVLVVPKYRNYHLKPITFSGPCRSDMTLKVYGTIKASSHRSDYAKDTRHWLVFENIQNFVVEGGGSINGNGRKWWKNSCKINKNLPCTHAPTAVTFLGCNNLRMSNLRIQNAQQMHVSFQKCVNVKALNLFVTAPGNSPNTDGIHVTETQNINIQNCVIRTGDDCISIVAGSKNVRATDITCGPGHGISIGSLGADGSSDYVSNVVVDRARLSGTTNGVRIKTWQGGSGYAKNILFQNIEMNNVSNPIIIDQNYCDQDAPCREQASAVQISTVTYRNIKGTSASEDAVKFHCSESIPCEGISLQNVDLVRAGDADVKASCDNVGLANKGKVFPRC; encoded by the exons ATGTCCccacaaatcatttttctcGTACTTTTCATAATCTTAGGAGCCTCCTTCTCATCCTGTTTTAGCAGCTACCAAGAGGGACCACTTACAATTGATCATCTAGACGACACTCATGGTTCTGATCATCGTAGAGCCTACACCACATCAATAAGAAATAATAtcgatcatcatcatcaggACCAGGATAATGACAAACATGAGCCTGGGTTTCTGGACTTGATCATGATGTCTGCGGCCAAAAGGTTTGGTATGAAAAGAAGGCTTGGACGAGCACAAACTCCTTCGACATCACCAAGGCTGCTCAGTGTAGATCAATTTGGAGCTAAAGGTGACGGAAGAGACGATACTGAG GCATTTCTGAAAGCTTGGAAGGCAGCTTGTTCTTCTGCAAACAGTGTTCTTGTGGTCCCTAAATATCGGAACTACCATCTCAAGCCAATTACATTCTCGGGTCCCTGCAGATCTGATATGACATTGAAG gtCTACGGAACAATCAAAGCTTCTTCTCATAGATCAGATTATGCAAAAGATACACGACATTGGcttgtttttgaaaatattcaaaattttgtagTTGAAGGTGGGGGCTCCATCAATGGCAATGGGAGAAAATGGTGGAAAAACTCATGCAAAATTAACAAAAACCTT CCTTGCACGCACGCACCAACT GCTGTGACCTTCCTCGGCTGCAACAATTTGAGAATGTCTAATCTGAGAATCCAAAATGCACAGCAAATGCATGTTTCATTTCAGAAGTGTGTAAACGTCAAAGCTTTGAATCTCTTCGTGACTGCACCAGGGAATAGTCCCAATACGGATGGAATTCATGTTACCGAAACACAGAACATTAATATCCAAAACTGTGTTATCAGAACAG GTGACGACTGTATTTCAATAGTGGCTGGGTCAAAAAATGTTCGAGCCACAGACATTACATGTGGACCAGGTCATGGAATAAG CATTGGGAGCTTAGGAGCTGACGGTTCCAGTGATTATGTTTCAAATGTGGTAGTTGATAGAGCAAGACTTTCAGGAACTACTAACGGAGTGAGGATTAAAACTTGGCAG ggaGGCTCTGGGTATGCCAAAAATATCCTATTTCAAAATATCGAAATGAACAATGTCAGCAATCCTATAATCATAGATCAAAACTATTGCGATCAAGATGCTCCATGCAGAGAacag GCCTCGGCTGTGCAAATAAGCACTGTGACTTACAGAAACATCAAAGGCACTAGTGCATCGGAGGATGCTGTAAAATTCCACTGCAGCGAGAGCATTCCCTGTGAGGGGATCTCATTGCAAAATGTTGATCTAGTACGCGCAGGAGACGCAGATGTCAAAGCTTCTTGTGACAATGTTGGACTGGCAAACAAGGGGAAAGTCTTTCCACGGTGCTGA
- the LOC121238356 gene encoding probable cytokinin riboside 5'-monophosphate phosphoribohydrolase LOGL10 codes for MEGGEGKSAPKEKKGRLERICVFCGSRPGYKSAFSDAALELGKLLVERKIDLVYGGGSVGLMGFISRTVFNGGCHVLGVIPKALLPHEISGETIGEVKTVADMHQRKAEMAKHADAFIALPGGYGTMEELLEMISWSQLGIHDKPVGLLNVDGYYNSLLALFDKGVEEGFIEDSARRIVVIANTAAELLKKMEEYAPVHDKVARKQSWEVDNLLHE; via the exons ATGGAAGGAGGAGAAGGGAAGTCTgcaccaaaagaaaagaaaggaagattAGAAAGAATATGTGTTTTCTGTGGTAGTAGGCCTGGATACAAATCTGCATTTAGTGATGCAGCTCTTGAGCTCGGTAAACTGCTG GTTGAGAGAAAGATTGATTTGGTTTATGGAGGAGGAAGTGTAGGTCTAATGGGTTTCATCTCTCGGACAGTATTTAATGGAGGTTGTCATGTTCTCGG AGTGATTCCTAAAGCTCTTTTGCCTCATGAG ATATCAGGAGAGACCATTGGAGAAGTTAAAACAGTTGCAGATATGCACCAAAGGAAGGCGGAAATGGCAAAACATGCCGATGCCTTCATCGCACTTCCCG GTGGCTATGGAACCATGGAAGAATTGTTAGAGATGATATCATGGTCTCAACTCGGAATCCATGATAAGCCA GTGGGATTATTGAACGTAGACGGGTATTATAACAGCTTGCTTGCCTTATTCGATAAAGGAGTGGAAGAGGGTTTTATAGAGGATTCAGCAAGGCGTATTGTGGTTATCGCAAATACGGCAGCAGAACTCCTAAAGAAGATggag gAGTATGCACCAGTCCATGACAAGGTAGCACGCAAACAAAGCTGGGAAGTGGACAATTTACTACATGAGTGA
- the LOC121239951 gene encoding uncharacterized protein LOC121239951 isoform X2, whose product MAIVEEPITSRLDRLDHMLRHLEEIRGCNRSSPKSSCASIASSGTDGHASSVDLSPKSIEKHCRPIEHVIIETEVKGTLIERLELVEDRVLKLELLESERKMEEKNEKKAHKPKGLKQLVKQCVKGEGKY is encoded by the exons ATGGCCATCGTAGAGGAACCTATTACTTCCAGGCTTGATCGTTTGGATCACATG CTGAGGCACTTGGAGGAAATTAGAGGGTGCAACAGATCATCGCCAAAGAGCTCTTGCGCATCCATAGCGTCGAGCGGGACCGACGGGCATGCATCATCTGTAGATCTGTCCCCAAAGAGCATAGAGAAGCACTGCCGTCCAATAGAGCACGTGATAATTGAAACTGAAGTCAAAGGAACGCTCATTGAAAGGCTTGAACTTGTAGAAGACCGCGTACTAAAG TTGGAGCTACTAGAGTCAGAGAGGAAAATGgaggagaaaaatgaaaagaaggcCCACAAGCCGAAGGGATTAAAGCAACTTGTCAAACAATGTGTGAAGGGagaaggaaaatattaa